Proteins encoded in a region of the Trypanosoma brucei gambiense DAL972 chromosome 11, complete sequence genome:
- a CDS encoding T. brucei spp.-specific protein gives MPGHKRQSSRSFVVLVRASLSIEGARVVPSRTTTGAGALVRWPSCGTIHLHPVVFFSVFLYCFSMTNLVPKAHPFPFLFASGLLYPQQRLIFMVYIPAVSILGIWCSQPLAAFACIP, from the coding sequence atgcctggGCATAAGCGTCAATCTTCACGCTCCTTTGTAGTACTTGTACGCGCCTCGTTGAGTATAGAAGGTGCGCGGGTTGTGCCCTCAAGAACTACCACTGGCGCTGGTGCACTTGTACGTTGGCCCAGTTGTGGCACCATTCACTTGCACCCAGTGGTTTTCTttagtgtttttctttattgtttttcaATGACGAATCTAGTTCCTAAAGCAcatcccttcccctttctttttgcaagtGGTCTCCTTTATCCCCAGCAGCGTCTGATTTTTATGGTGTATATACCCGCTGTTAGTATCCTGGGCATTTGGTGTTCTCAGCCTCTTGCCGCTTTTGCCTGTATCCCGTAA
- a CDS encoding T. brucei spp.-specific protein, giving the protein MHRCVGVRLHRLFCLFIPTTFSFCPSVSFQLIFLIAVLFLPFPSLTSLHFLSLSLFFLLHPRVHALVFIPSTVVLIYPRLCTLLLFFSLSLLYVRDVSSTSTRLRMRFWYSWHCVVSLPAFFYFSFIVFFF; this is encoded by the coding sequence ATGCACAGGTGTGTAGGAGTGCGTCTGCACAgacttttttgtctgtttatCCCTACTACATTTTCCTTCTGCCCATCTGTTTCGTTTCAACTTATTTTCCTCATCGCTgtgcttttccttcccttcccttccctcacttctcttcacttcctttccctttcccttttcttccttcttcaccCGCGCGTACACGCATTAGTCTTTATACCCTCCACTGTCGTTCTCATTTACCCTCGTCTCTGtactctccttctttttttttctctctctctcctttacGTGCGCGACGTTAGTTCGACCTCTACGCGTCTACGAATGCGTTTTTGGTATTCGTGGCACTGTGTTGTATCActtcctgcttttttttacttttcgtttattgttttttttttttaa
- a CDS encoding AMP deaminase, putative: MSDPTPLPMSGPVASPRDRSPTSIKTGPQPELSRTEQSAWQREKTAFNADAGRKNIRKNPSSRYQRVIIGEDDGDRDFAKCAEMIANVILARQKYKQRDKGEFDSLTKEGDEEESSDITPGDDETTLVFDRGVYRFGGMKTHVIPWETYVRDVRLVYSVIESGPCLSAARSRLLTLERKSQLFALLNWKIESNVDRPVCGDNMYVQCTRVDNALQLNTSVIAQVVLEFIISTATEQPRTPLFREKGKTVLLHEYLESHGVKDPRQLTVQGLGMHPPKYHNKFQQYDAFDSALNPGGRFATDLLQSFLSTNGSRDGDLLGSIIRPEFEQREFRGRQTFATEMQLKVYGHNAEELEKLAAWVSRQGFNSFTLNSWTICIPRTAPPEGPNMQPITCDTFSDQLKNIFYPMFMATLHPSEQRWVDVALLLKKTGSISILTGSQTQSQSITLDAVSPEQVKYTASISDCYFFYYIWSNLLALNCLRARYDLNTLNFSPSVFERAPMYEQLISSFLLGDVVYHANTLQSSWIMQYLFMYCRIGIVMSPLRDNALSMSYFDHPIVRYFLRGLVVSITTSDPLYVHHSINPLLEEYATLMKLFSMTPMAVYELSRNSVLNSNFPDAVKQKWLGDIFQHLEFGGGDVHRLGACDSRLQFRQECLVHEEAVLNLVLSQVAKKGEQPTRINMVTVTGAARTLDDDLQQLRNAKRANHTDWRVVFSRIDVTDGPTGFREREAVELLREIIVLRSKYVNPRVKYVDVKVEDVFNDSNFDESLWEYNNYYGVFLTCRSGLAPQWPSFIPPVKEFIRDVYTVRGAVMGHQKLRNLATQRLNLLERKFHLHLALNISKEAGKKEEKEWNNRDFFTAHKVDTNVQTAAGMNARTLLEFFVEKALHHGHDVVFEEDNQPVTLRQVLERHKINPTRITVDELNHLLNTNPQLRTTFLDPDNFMKGRYFAELTKRTLELYQEDAFSFSENRLVIGGKSKSEWALLAHWFDRYGMASRQNRWMISLPRCYRRLRQQGIVRNFGEYLDNIFQPLWEVSLHPAKDTRFHYFLTHVSGMDCVDDETKIDLPLTCKYPHDWNSELNPPYNMYLYYYWANITTLNQFRASRGLSTFAFRPQCGELGDIEHLIGGFLLADGINHGVTLRNNPVLEYMYYITQVGVAMSPLSNTAAASEYLLNPFPLFFRRGLNVSLATNQPLYFHFTREPLIEEYSIAAKLWKFEFNDLSEIARNSVLQSGFPHAWKKNALGNLYYLNSTLGNDARKSRVSDIRVAYRYEAYHEEMNFLSEQLDRDEKIPRAMTLLEEEIAIYEKETGERVDMPSLLKLDDGSLPKDPPKTVARLREEVEYLQRKILHSNSVISTYRKENNCIVEHFNRIRSRLASSSFVVMGNLSRKYEQMDIESSDERGNVASLCNDESRDS; the protein is encoded by the coding sequence ATGTCGGATCCAACGCCCCTTCCCATGTCGGGGCCGGTTGCTTCGCCTCGTGACCGATCACCTACTTCCATCAAGACTGGCCCCCAGCCGGAACTCTCACGCACGGAGCAGTCTGCGTGGCAGAGAGAAAAGACAGCATTCAACGCTGATGCAGGAAGAAAGAATATTAGAAAGAATCCGTCGAGTCGATACCAGAGGGTTATTATAGGCGAGGATGACGGCGATAGAGACTTTGCAAAGTGTGCAGAGATGATCGCCAATGTCATTCTTGCGAGGCAGAAATACAAGCAACGAGACAAGGGTGAGTTTGATAGCCTAACAAAAGAGGGCGACGAGGAAGAATCCTCTGACATTACCCCAGGGGACGACGAGACAACACTAGTATTTGACCGGGGCGTTTATCGGTTTGGCGGCATGAAGACGCATGTAATACCGTGGGAAACGTATGTACGGGACGTGCGGTTGGTCTACAGTGTGATTGAATCTGGCCCCTGTCTTTCAGCGGCGAGGTCCCGACTCCTTACTTTGGAGAGAAAGTCACAGTTATTTGCATTGTTGAATTGGAAAATAGAGTCCAATGTAGATAGACCTGTGTGTGGTGACAATATGTATGTCCAGTGTACGCGCGTTGACAACGCACTACAGTTGAACACTTCTGTCATagctcaggttgtgcttgaGTTCATCATCTCAACagccactgaacaaccacGTACCCCGCTATTccgggagaaggggaaaaccgTACTGCTGCATGAGTACTTGGAATCTCATGGTGTGAAGGACCCACGTCAGCTAACAGTGCAAGGACTTGGGATGCACCCGCCCAAGTATCACAACAAATTTCAGCAATACGATGCGTTTGACTCGGCGCTCAACCCAGGAGGCCGTTTTGCCACTGATTTGCTTCAGTCATTTCTCTCTACAAACGGTTCGAGAGATGGTGATCTCCTTGGGTCTATCATTCGTCCAGAGTTCGAGCAGCGGGAGTTCCGGGGGCGACAGACCTTTGCCACAGAAATGCAACTTAAGGTTTATGGACACAATGCGGAGGAACTAGAGAAACTTGCTGCGTGGGTGAGTCGACAAGGGTTTAACTCATTCACCCTAAACAGCTGGACAATTTGCATCCCCCGTACTGCACCCCCTGAAGGGCCAAACATGCAACCTATTACATGTGACACCTTTTCCGACCAACTAAAGAATATTTTCTATCCGATGTTTATGGCTACATTGCACCCATCAGAACAGCGGTGGGTGGACGTCGCCTTATTACTGAAGAAAACAGGCTCCATCAGCATTCTAACGGGGTCTCAAACGCAATCGCAGAGCATTACATTGGATGCTGTAAGTCCGGAGCAAGTGAAATACACAGCTTCCATTAGCGACTGCTACTTCTTTTACTACATATGGTCTAACCTTTTAGCGCTGAACTGCCTGCGCGCGCGGTATGACTTAAACACACTCAACTTCAGTCCCTCCGTGTTCGAGCGGGCCCCCATGTACGAGCAACTGATATCCAGTTTCCTACTAGGTGACGTAGTGTACCACGCCAACACGCTGCAAAGTAGCTGGATCATGCAGTACCTCTTCATGTACTGTCGGATTGGTATTGTTATGTCACCTCTGCGTGACAATGCGCTGAGCATGTCTTACTTTGACCATCCCATTGTTCGATACTTTCTCCGGGGATTGGTGGTATCTATAACAACATCCGATCCTCTTTATGTGCACCACTCAATCAATCCACTGCTGGAGGAATACGCAACGCTGATGAAGTTGTTTTCCATGACGCCAATGGCTGTGTATGAACTGTCGCGGAACAGTGTTCTCAACAGTAACTTTCCTGACGCGGTAAAGCAAAAGTGGTTGGGTGACATCTTTCAGCACCTGGAGTTTGGTGGAGGTGATGTTCACCGCTTGGGTGCCTGTGATTCCCGTTTACAATTCCGCCAAGAATGTTTAGTACACGAAGAGGCGGTGCTGAACCTTGTCCTTTCGCAGGTGGCTAAGAAGGGAGAGCAGCCCACACGCATAAACATGGTCACCGTGACGGGTGCCGCAAGGACGTTGGACGACGATCTTCAACAGTTGCGAAATGCAAAGCGAGCCAATCACACGGATTGGCGTGTCGTCTTCTCACGAATCGATGTTACTGACGGGCCCACAGGCTTCCGTGAACGAGAAGCAGTCGAGCTGCTTCGCGAAATTATTGTTCTCCGAAGTAAGTACGTTAATCCGCGTGTTAAATATGTTGACGTAAAGGTGGAGGATGTATTCAACGACTCTAATTTCGATGAGTCGCTTTGGGAATATAACAACTACTATGGTGTTTTTCTCACGTGTCGCAGTGGGTTGGCGCCACAGTGGCCAAGTTTCATTCCTCCTGTCAAGGAGTTCATACGTGACGTGTACACCGTCCGGGGTGCGGTTATGGGTCACCAAAAGCTGCGGAATCTCGCTACGCAGCGGTTGAATCTTCTGGAGCGGAAGTTCCATCTTCACCTGGCCCTTAACATTTCTAAAGAAGCTGgtaagaaggaggaaaaggaatggAATAACAGGGACTTTTTCACCGCGCATAAGGTGGATACTAACGTGCAAACGGCGGCCGGTATGAATGCCCGTACGCTGCTGGAGTTCTTCGTGGAGAAGGCGCTTCATCATGGACATGATGTAGTGTTTGAGGAGGACAACCAGCCGGTGACATTAAGGCAAGTGCTGGAGCGGCACAAGATTAATCCCACGCGCATTACCGTCGATGAATTGAATCATTTGTTAAACACGAACCCGCAGCTGCGCACAACTTTTTTGGACCCGGATAACTTTATGAAGGGACGCTATTTTGCTGAACTGACAAAACGCACACTAGAGCTGTATCAGgaggatgctttcagtttttcTGAAAACCGTTTGGTTATTGGTGGCAAATCAAAGAGTGAATGGGCCTTGTTGGCACACTGGTTTGATCGCTATGGCATGGCGAGCAGGCAGAACCGTTGGATGATTAGTTTGCCCCGGTGCTACCGTCGGCTCCGTCAGCAGGGGATCGTGCGTAACTTCGGCGAGTACTTGGACAATATCTTCCAGCCCTTGTGGGAAGTCAGTCTTCATCCCGCCAAAGACACGAGATTTCACTATTTTCTCACGCACGTATCAGGGATGGACTGCGTTGATGATGAAACGAAAATTGATCTTCCACTCACCTGCAAGTACCCACACGACTGGAATAGTGAGTTAAACCCGCCATATAACATGTATCTCTACTACTATTGGGCAAACATTACAACATTGAATCAGTTCCGCGCATCGCGCGGACTTAGCACCTTCGCGTTTCGACCCCAATGCGGTGAGTTGGGGGACATTGAACATCTCATTGGGGGATTTCTGCTGGCCGATGGCATTAACCATGGTGTGACGCTGCGTAACAACCCCGTGCTAGAATACATGTACTATATAACTCAGGTGGGTGTGGCGATGTCGCCGTTGAGCAATACCGCGGCCGCCTCAGAGTATCTTTTGAACCCctttcctctattttttcGCCGTGGGCTAAATGTTAGCCTTGCGACCAATCAACCGCTTTACTTCCACTTCACACGGGAACCGCTTATTGAAGAATACTCTATTGCCGCCAAACTTTGGAAGTTTGAATTCAATGATTTGTCAGAGATTGCACGTAACAGTGTGCTACAAAGTGGCTTCCCTCACGCATGGAAGAAGAACGCCCTCGGGAATTTGTATTACCTCAATTCGACGCTTGGAAATGATGCACGCAAGAGCCGAGTCTCTGACATACGTGTTGCCTACCGCTACGAGGCATATCATGAGGAAATGAACTTTCTGTCGGAACAACTGGACAGGGATGAGAAGATACCCCGGGCGATGACGCTTCTAGAAGAAGAGATCGCTATTtacgaaaaagaaactggGGAAAGGGTAGATATGCCATCTTTGTTGAAGCTTGATGATGGAAGTCTTCCCAAGGACCCACCCAAGACCGTTGCGCGGCTACGGGAAGAGGTGGAATATTTACAGAGGAAGATACTGCATTCAAATTCGGTTATCTCAACCTacaggaaggaaaacaattgCATTGTAGAACACTTTAACCGTATACGAAGTCGGCTTGCTAGCAGCAGCTTCGTGGTGATGGGTAATCTGAGTCGCAAGTACGAGCAGATGGACATTGAAAGTTCTGATGAACGAGGTAACGTTGCTTCGTTATGTAACGACGAGAGCAGGGATTCTTAA
- a CDS encoding GPI transamidase component Tta1, putative: MGSSGDLANSAERKLDDEKKRCDWRFTDNTPLIAACLLTGAVVLGVHYISICKDRTDISLPTLMESIESKCRSLGDAFNASAPESVLHPVPTQIGVAIWVAREEWSLPVHDTLDRIEKVVSGAGNRKQQFIQRIVRVSQLGSDGNLEKSSSSSTKWGGSSKVSQDPLANAAIKQQLGLSVAKHAYAVSLKEELLMHTISFFAAPPSAAKSVRCFLFDDKRAYCTVPTEMGMETTKREVEAAVATLLANWLEIENFRDANATQRWAMMRKVRGCHYALRALRQLKMSVDAHPEMPVPEGVRGAADRLEKLVRESDFTKLARAAADLQFHQLLLPQIYIPWDQAVVNHLSILMPVYGVITLAVRLIKENRKRAQVVQNS; this comes from the coding sequence ATGGGGAGCAGCGGTGATCTGGCGAATTCCGCCGAACGGAAATTggatgatgaaaaaaaaaggtgcgaTTGGAGGTTTACCGACAACACTCCATTAATTGCCGCTTGCCTGCTAACAGGTGCTGTTGTACTGGGGGTGCACTACATTTCAATTTGCAAGGACCGCACAGATATCTCGTTGCCAACCCTCATGGAATCGATAGAATCTAAGTGTCGTTCTTTGGGAGACGCCTTCAATGCGTCGGCACCTGAGTCTGTGCTTCACCCTGTACCCACACAGATTGGTGTTGCCATCTGGGTGGCGCGCGAGGAGTGGTCGCTACCCGTTCACGACACCCTTGATCGCATCGAAAAGGTGGTGTCTGGTGCGGGCAATCGGAAGCAACAGTTTATACAGCGCATTGTAAGGGTTTCGCAGTTGGGTTCCGATGGGAACCTGGAGAAAAGCAGTAGTAGTAGCACGAAGTGGGGCGGGAGCAGTAAGGTGAGTCAAGATCCGTTGGCAAATGCCGCTATCAAGCAACAGCTCGGACTCTCCGTCGCTAAGCATGCATACGCCGTTAGCTTGAAAGAAGAACTCTTAATGCACACGATCAGCTTTTTCGCTGCGCCCCCGTCTGCGGCCAAGTCTGTTCGCTGCTTTCTCTTCGATGACAAGCGCGCGTACTGCACCGTTCCCACTGAAATGGGGATGGAGACCACGAAGCGTGAAGTGGAGGCTGCGGTGGCGACACTTCTAGCAAACTGGTTAGAGATTGAAAACTTCCGTGACGCCAATGCAACCCAACGATGGGCGATGATGCGTAAAGTTCGTGGTTGCCATTACGCCCTTCGTGCACTCAGGCAGCTGAAGATGTCGGTGGATGCTCACCCCGAAATGCCCGTGCCAGAGGGTGTTAGGGGAGCTGCCGATCGTCTCGAAAAACTTGTCCGTGAAAGTGACTTCACCAAACTTGCGCGAGCTGCGGCCGACCTGCAGTTTCATCAACTACTGTTGCCACAGATTTACATTCCATGGGATCAAGCTGTGGTAAACCACCTCTCCATTTTGATGCCCGTCTATGGTGTAATAACTCTCGCCGTGCGCTTGATCAAGGAGAACCGAAAGAGAGCGCAAGTTGTTCAAAACTCGTAG
- a CDS encoding superoxide dismutase, putative, producing the protein MRRVASFAGTIPLVSLVKGGVGDPFLGTALQASLRSGLVMHTPKADIVLGRFNFMDQYNEFRNRSGRAPDYYVEKHRDTYWRVDEYIRRAENYLQSQGFFFLPTLEFPWYKGCLPLLSSYQIRLHYGRHHRSYVEKLNQLIEGTPLYGLNLDEIIVRSHGDKSLAGVYNSAAQHYNHCFYWKCIQPYGSNIPPDLKAAVEQQYSSVEAFQKTFTDAGLGLFGSGWVYWVYDKRGCCFDVIAYSNAGCPLTNADHVPLLCVDVWEHAYYVDYENDRAQFLSKYFDVVDWHWAERHWKRATGQDYYEMKFW; encoded by the coding sequence ATGCGTCGCGTGGCTTCATTCGCAGGCACGATTCCGTTGGTATCGCTAGTAAAGGGAGGGGTGGGCGATCCGTTCCTTGGCACAGCGCTGCAAGCATCATTACGCAGCGGTTTAGTTATGCACACACCGAAGGCCGACATCGTGCTTGGGCGTTTCAATTTCATGGATCAATACAATGAATTTCGCAACCGCTCTGGTCGGGCCCCCGATTACTACGTAGAGAAGCACCGCGATACTTACTGGCGTGTGGATGAGTACATTCGAAGAGCGGAGAATTACCTTCAATCACAaggctttttcttccttccaacGCTAGAATTTCCGTGGTACAAAGGATGTCTTCCGCTACTTTCTTCTTACCAGATACGTCTGCACTACGGTCGTCACCACCGTAGCTACGTGGAGAAGCTTAACCAGCTGATTGAAGGTACACCATTGTATGGACTGAACCTCGATGAGATTATCGTACGCAGCCATGGGGATAAATCTCTTGCCGGAGTGTACAATAGTGCTGCGCAGCACTATAACCACTGTTTTTACTGGAAATGCATACAGCCGTATGGAAGCAACATCCCACCGGACCTTAAGGCTGCTGTGGAGCAACAGTACAGTTCGGTGGAGGCATTTCAAAAGACGTTTACTGACGCGGGGCTTGGGCTGTTTGGAAGTGGTTGGGTGTATTGGGTATATGACAAACGAGGGTGTTGTTTTGATGTTATCGCGTATAGCAACGCTGGGTGTCCGCTCACGAACGCTGATCACGTGCCGTTGTTGTGTGTCGATGTATGGGAGCATGCATACTACGTGGACTATGAGAACGATAGGGCTCAGTTTCTCTCCAAGTATTTCGATGTGGTAGACTGGCACTGGGCGGAACGGCACTGGAAGCGGGCGACTGGGCAAGACTACTACGAGATGAAGTTCTGGTAA
- a CDS encoding amino acid transporter, putative: MSPRATEPIINEDEHPTSIPSLSQGNVLELPPDSDKSTAAADGEHRGCLNTVFDPIKGIVPYGGMASNVFNLESATLGAGIVMLPSGFLNSGIIIATLMLVYICFTTVYSIRILVITRDKTGFRSYEEMACGLLGRGADYFTAFLMFVFCFGTCVGYVISVGDLLSPLLNQPSTTGFLRTSMGKNVIVGVVWLVAMLPLSLPKEINSLRYASAVGVFFIVFFVICMIVHAAMNGLKDGIGSDIRLVGDGWGILNGFTLFVFAFICQVNCFEVYEEMKGPTPRRMTRDSSVAMSMVGLLYFLSGIFGYLDFGSDLEGSVLKLYKPQDDVMMAIGYVGIAIKICVGFAICIQPSRDAIYYVLGWGKTSDVDSWKNLVVSGVLATLALVLGLVLPSIEVVFNFLGSFCGGFLAFILPALYYMYAGNFSLKEVGWFNYAVTYQLLIVGVFAVVFGTALTIYDEVKK, translated from the coding sequence ATGTCACCCAGGGCAACAGAGCCAATAATAAACGAGGACGAACACCCAACCTCAATACCCAGCTTGTCTCAGGGTAATGTGTTGGAATTACCTCCAGACAGCGATAAATCTACAGCAGCTGCTGACGGGGAGCACAGGGGCTGCCTGAACACGGTATTTGACCCCATCAAGGGAATTGTTCCATATGGTGGAATGGCGTCAAATGTGTTTAACCTGGAGAGTGCTACCCTTGGTGCTGGAATTGTGATGCTGCCTTCTGGTTTCCTCAACTCTGGCATAATAATTGCCACGTTAATGTTGGTGTACATCTGCTTCACCACAGTGTACTCTATCCGCATACTCGTGATCACTAGGGACAAAACTGGATTCCGTTCGTATGAGGAGATGGCGTGTGGGTTGCTTGGCCGCGGCGCAGACTACTTTACGGCTTTCTTgatgtttgttttctgctttgGAACCTGCGTTGGGTACGTGATATCAGTGGGTGACTTACTCTCTCCACTTTTGAATCAGCCTTCAACAACTGGATTTCTGAGGACATCGATGGGAAAGAACGTTATTGTTGGTGTAGTTTGGTTGGTTGCCATGTTACCACTCTCGCTTCCCAAGGAGATTAACTCACTTCGATATGCTTCTGCTGTGGGTGTTTTcttcattgttttctttgtgatATGCATGATTGTACACGCTGCGATGAATGGCTTGAAAGACGGGATAGGATCGGACATTCGACTCGTCGGTGATGGGTGGGGGATTCTGAATGGCTTCACACTGTTTGTATTTGCCTTCATATGTCAGGTGAATTGTTTTGAGGTGTATGAAGAGATGAAGGGACCCACCCCACGGCGAATGACGCGCGACAGTAGTGTGGCGATGTCGATGGTTGGTCTCCTGTATTTCTTGTCTGGTATCTTCGGTTATCTTGATTTCGGGAGTGATCTAGAAGGCTCCGTACTCAAATTGTACAAACCACAAGATGATGTGATGATGGCCATCGGGTATGTTGGCATCGCTATCAAGATATGCGTAGGATTCGCTATTTGCATCCAGCCATCTCGTGATGCGATTTATTATGTATTGGGATGGGGGAAGACGTCTGATGTTGACAGCTGGAAGAACCTCGTAGTGAGTGGTGTCTTGGCTACCCTCGCTCTCGTACTGGGACTTGTGCTACCCAGTATTGAAGTTGTCTTCAACTTTCTTGGAAGTTTCTGTGGTGGCTTCCTTGCGTTTATTCTACCAGCACTGTATTACATGTATGCGGGGAACTTCTCTCTGAAAGAGGTTGGGTGGTTCAACTACGCTGTCACATACCAGTTGCTCATTGTCGGCGTGTTCGCTGTTGTGTTTGGTACGGCATTAACCATTTACGACGAGGTTAAGAAGTAA